From the Tripterygium wilfordii isolate XIE 37 chromosome 6, ASM1340144v1, whole genome shotgun sequence genome, one window contains:
- the LOC119999866 gene encoding uncharacterized hydrolase YNR064C encodes MAVRVIQSKAPSLEYHRFKFTPSLSQRSLKSAAPKIRRTSLKLTCKSNGNDPGEDYYLIDAPVEAGDGFSFSGGKYSDGPSPSDEWFKQGKLVKAYFVPGTGEKAKDPIFGLTMGASSQASDDIFRWFCVESGNANNPTVILIHGFPSQAYSFRKVLPVLSKNYNVIAFDWLGFGFSDKPQPGYGFDYTLDEYVLSLDAIINEISTNKVSIVVQGYFSPVVVKYASSHQEKLNDLVLLNPPLTAKHANLPSTLSIFSNFLLGEIFSQDPIRASDKALTSCGPYKMKEDDAMVYRRPYLTSGSSGFALNAISRAMKKQLKPYVEDMRKILLDENWKVPTTVCWGQRDRWLSYNEVEDFCRSSNHKLIELPTAGHHVQEDCGDELGGIISKVLTRSRIIY; translated from the exons ATGGCGGTTCGGGTTATCCAATCTAAAGCGCCTTCTCTTGAGTATCATCGGTTCAAATTCACTCCCTCCCTGTCTCAAAGATCGCTCAAATCAGCGGCTCCTAAAATCCGCAGGACGTCTCTTAAACTCACTTGCAAATCCAACGGTAATGATCCCGGCGAG GATTATTATCTGATAGATGCTCCTGTTGAAGCCGGAGACGGATTTTCTTTCAGTGGAG GGAAATATTCAGATGGACCTAGCCCATCCGATGAATGGTTTAAGCAAGGAAAATTG GTGAAAGCTTATTTTGTTCCCGGCACTGGTGAGAAGGCTAAGGATCCTATCTTTGGACTCACCATGGGTGCTAGTTCTCAAGCTTCAGATGATATTTTCAG ATGGTTTTGCGTTGAAAGTGGAAATGCTAATAATCCAACAGTTATATTGATTCATGGCTTCCCCTCGCAG GCATACTCTTTTCGCAAAGTTCTTCCTGTACTCTCCAAGAACTATAATGTCATTGCTTTTGATTGGCTTG GTTTTGGATTCTCAGATAAACCTCAACCAGGATATGGATTTGATTACACTTTGGATG AATACGTTTTATCCTTGGATGCCATTATTAATGAGATTTCCACCAATAAGGTCTCCATTGTTGTCCAG GGATACTTTTCACCGGTTGTTGTTAAATATGCGAGCAGCCATCAGGAAAAGCTGAATGATTTAGTGCTTCTCAATCCTCCG TTAACAGCCAAACATGCCAACCTTCCATCAACATTGTCCATATTTAGCAACTTTTTGCTCGGAGAAATTTTTTCTCAG GATCCTATTAGAGCTAGTGATAAAGCCTTGACGAGCTGTGGACCTTACAAAATGAAAGAGGACGACGCAATGGTTTATAGAAGACCTTACCTCACCTCCGGCTCCTCAGGATTTGCACTGAATGCTATTAGTAGGGCTATGAAGAAACAGTTGAAg CCCTATGTGGAAGATATGAGGAAGATACTACTGGATGAAAATTGGAAAGTCCCGACAACAGTTTGCTGGGGCCAGAGAGATCGTTGGTTGAGTTATAATGAAGTTGAAGATTTCTGTAGAAGCTCAAATCATAAGCTAATAGAACTTCCAACG GCTGGGCATCATGTACAAGAAGATTGTGGTGACGAGCTTGGAGGCATCATATCAAAAGTTCTTACCAGGAGCAGGATaatttattaa
- the LOC119999634 gene encoding uncharacterized protein LOC119999634 isoform X1, with product MSTSVESMKRRSCAQHILPKLLLLSVVFFVGSTFVLTDCKQKFPGWASVDTVQNIRAADCEVQCRRSGSETLPKGIVSMTSDLEMRPLWGPSNKKNPKSSRNLLAMSVGLKQKESVNKIVKKFLLSDFSVMLFHYDGNVDDWKELEWSNLAIHVSALSQTKWWFAKRFLHPDIVSEYAYIFLWDEDLGVDNFHAGRYLSIIKEEGLEISQPALDPKNSEVHYHLTARLNGSRVHRRIHYVIGGKRCDENSTSHPCTGFVEMMAPVFSRASWRCAWHMIQTDLVQGWGLDFQLGYCAQGDSTKKIGIVDSEYVVHYGLPTLGGSATKKEEAESTEQNATTTDLHGSKQLASPSPHQLTEREAVKKWSYKELEIFKNRWKKAVNEDHCWIKRYQEQSTKPKKR from the exons ATGTCAACGTCT GTGGAATCTATGAAAAGGAGATCATGTGCTCAACACATCCTCCCCAAGTTGCTTTTGCTCTCTGTAGTTTTCTTTGTTGGTAGCACATTCGTACTAACAGACTGTAAACAG AAATTTCCAGGTTGGGCATCAGTTGATACTGTGCAGAATATAAGAGCTGCAGACTGTGAG GTTCAATGCAGGCGTTCGGGAAGTGAGACACTTCCAAAAGGTATCGTTTCCATGACATCTGACTTGGAGATGCGACCATTATGGGGTCCCAGTAATAAGAAG AACCCCAAATCTTCAAGGAACTTATTGGCCATGTCGGTTGGATTAAAGCAAAAAGAAAGTGTTAACAAAATTGTCAAGAAG TTTTTGTTAAGTGATTTTTCTGTGATGCTTTTCCATTATGATGGAAATGTGGATGATTGGAAAGAACTGGAATGGAGTAATCTGGCTATACATGTATCTGCCCTTAGTCAAACAAAGTG GTGGTTTGCAAAGCGTTTCTTGCATCCGGATATTGTATCAGAATATGCCTATATCTTCCTGTGGGATGAAGACCTTGGAGTTGACAATTTTCATGCTGGAAG ATATCTATCAATAATAAAAGAAGAAGGGCTTGAGATCTCACAGCCAGCACTTGATCCTAAAAATTCAGAGGTTCACTATCACCTTACGGCCAGACTCAATGGATCGAGAGTACACAG GAGGATTCACTATGTTATTGGTGGAAAGAGGTGTGATGAAAACAGCACAAGTCATCCTTGCACAGG ATTTGTAGAAATGATGGCTCCTGTTTTCTCAAGAGCGTCATGGCGCTGTGCCTGGCATATGATTCAG ACTGACCTGGTTCAAGGATGGGGCTTGGACTTTCAGCTTGGTTACTGTGCACAG GGTGACAGCACCAAAAAGATTGGgattgttgattctgaatatgttgTTCACTATGGGCTTCCTACACTTGGAGGTTCAGCAACAAAAAAG GAAGAAGCTGAAAGTACTGAGCAGAATGCTACAACTACAGACTTGCATGGTTCAAAACAATTA GCATCACCATCACCCCATCAGCTCACTGAGAGAGAGGCG GTTAAAAAGTGGTCCTACAAAGAGTTGGAGATTTTCAAAAATAGATGGAAAAAGGCTGTGAATGAAGATCATTGTTGGATAAAACGATACCAGGAACAATCAACAAAGCCGAAGAAACGGTAA
- the LOC119999634 gene encoding uncharacterized protein LOC119999634 isoform X2, translating into MSTSVESMKRRSCAQHILPKLLLLSVVFFVGSTFVLTDCKQKFPGWASVDTVQNIRAADCEVQCRRSGSETLPKGIVSMTSDLEMRPLWGPSNKKNPKSSRNLLAMSVGLKQKESVNKIVKKFLLSDFSVMLFHYDGNVDDWKELEWSNLAIHVSALSQTKWWFAKRFLHPDIVSEYAYIFLWDEDLGVDNFHAGRYLSIIKEEGLEISQPALDPKNSEVHYHLTARLNGSRVHRRIHYVIGGKRCDENSTSHPCTGFVEMMAPVFSRASWRCAWHMIQTDLVQGWGLDFQLGYCAQGDSTKKIGIVDSEYVVHYGLPTLGGSATKKEEAESTEQNATTTDLHGSKQLAPSPHQLTEREAVKKWSYKELEIFKNRWKKAVNEDHCWIKRYQEQSTKPKKR; encoded by the exons ATGTCAACGTCT GTGGAATCTATGAAAAGGAGATCATGTGCTCAACACATCCTCCCCAAGTTGCTTTTGCTCTCTGTAGTTTTCTTTGTTGGTAGCACATTCGTACTAACAGACTGTAAACAG AAATTTCCAGGTTGGGCATCAGTTGATACTGTGCAGAATATAAGAGCTGCAGACTGTGAG GTTCAATGCAGGCGTTCGGGAAGTGAGACACTTCCAAAAGGTATCGTTTCCATGACATCTGACTTGGAGATGCGACCATTATGGGGTCCCAGTAATAAGAAG AACCCCAAATCTTCAAGGAACTTATTGGCCATGTCGGTTGGATTAAAGCAAAAAGAAAGTGTTAACAAAATTGTCAAGAAG TTTTTGTTAAGTGATTTTTCTGTGATGCTTTTCCATTATGATGGAAATGTGGATGATTGGAAAGAACTGGAATGGAGTAATCTGGCTATACATGTATCTGCCCTTAGTCAAACAAAGTG GTGGTTTGCAAAGCGTTTCTTGCATCCGGATATTGTATCAGAATATGCCTATATCTTCCTGTGGGATGAAGACCTTGGAGTTGACAATTTTCATGCTGGAAG ATATCTATCAATAATAAAAGAAGAAGGGCTTGAGATCTCACAGCCAGCACTTGATCCTAAAAATTCAGAGGTTCACTATCACCTTACGGCCAGACTCAATGGATCGAGAGTACACAG GAGGATTCACTATGTTATTGGTGGAAAGAGGTGTGATGAAAACAGCACAAGTCATCCTTGCACAGG ATTTGTAGAAATGATGGCTCCTGTTTTCTCAAGAGCGTCATGGCGCTGTGCCTGGCATATGATTCAG ACTGACCTGGTTCAAGGATGGGGCTTGGACTTTCAGCTTGGTTACTGTGCACAG GGTGACAGCACCAAAAAGATTGGgattgttgattctgaatatgttgTTCACTATGGGCTTCCTACACTTGGAGGTTCAGCAACAAAAAAG GAAGAAGCTGAAAGTACTGAGCAGAATGCTACAACTACAGACTTGCATGGTTCAAAACAATTAG CACCATCACCCCATCAGCTCACTGAGAGAGAGGCG GTTAAAAAGTGGTCCTACAAAGAGTTGGAGATTTTCAAAAATAGATGGAAAAAGGCTGTGAATGAAGATCATTGTTGGATAAAACGATACCAGGAACAATCAACAAAGCCGAAGAAACGGTAA
- the LOC119999634 gene encoding uncharacterized protein LOC119999634 isoform X3 — protein MSTSVESMKRRSCAQHILPKLLLLSVVFFVGSTFVLTDCKQKFPGWASVDTVQNIRAADCEVQCRRSGSETLPKGIVSMTSDLEMRPLWGPSNKKNPKSSRNLLAMSVGLKQKESVNKIVKKFLLSDFSVMLFHYDGNVDDWKELEWSNLAIHVSALSQTKWWFAKRFLHPDIVSEYAYIFLWDEDLGVDNFHAGRYLSIIKEEGLEISQPALDPKNSEVHYHLTARLNGSRVHRRIHYVIGGKRCDENSTSHPCTGFVEMMAPVFSRASWRCAWHMIQTDLVQGWGLDFQLGYCAQGDSTKKIGIVDSEYVVHYGLPTLGGSATKKGRS, from the exons ATGTCAACGTCT GTGGAATCTATGAAAAGGAGATCATGTGCTCAACACATCCTCCCCAAGTTGCTTTTGCTCTCTGTAGTTTTCTTTGTTGGTAGCACATTCGTACTAACAGACTGTAAACAG AAATTTCCAGGTTGGGCATCAGTTGATACTGTGCAGAATATAAGAGCTGCAGACTGTGAG GTTCAATGCAGGCGTTCGGGAAGTGAGACACTTCCAAAAGGTATCGTTTCCATGACATCTGACTTGGAGATGCGACCATTATGGGGTCCCAGTAATAAGAAG AACCCCAAATCTTCAAGGAACTTATTGGCCATGTCGGTTGGATTAAAGCAAAAAGAAAGTGTTAACAAAATTGTCAAGAAG TTTTTGTTAAGTGATTTTTCTGTGATGCTTTTCCATTATGATGGAAATGTGGATGATTGGAAAGAACTGGAATGGAGTAATCTGGCTATACATGTATCTGCCCTTAGTCAAACAAAGTG GTGGTTTGCAAAGCGTTTCTTGCATCCGGATATTGTATCAGAATATGCCTATATCTTCCTGTGGGATGAAGACCTTGGAGTTGACAATTTTCATGCTGGAAG ATATCTATCAATAATAAAAGAAGAAGGGCTTGAGATCTCACAGCCAGCACTTGATCCTAAAAATTCAGAGGTTCACTATCACCTTACGGCCAGACTCAATGGATCGAGAGTACACAG GAGGATTCACTATGTTATTGGTGGAAAGAGGTGTGATGAAAACAGCACAAGTCATCCTTGCACAGG ATTTGTAGAAATGATGGCTCCTGTTTTCTCAAGAGCGTCATGGCGCTGTGCCTGGCATATGATTCAG ACTGACCTGGTTCAAGGATGGGGCTTGGACTTTCAGCTTGGTTACTGTGCACAG GGTGACAGCACCAAAAAGATTGGgattgttgattctgaatatgttgTTCACTATGGGCTTCCTACACTTGGAGGTTCAGCAACAAAAAA AGGAAGAAGCTGA
- the LOC120000438 gene encoding protein YIF1B-like, translating to MNEKLGSQHGPPTVNPPFKPFGNALYGAGSGLIRGGLGAYGGRILGSGSEYVQSNISKYFSDPQYYFQVNDHYVRNKLKIVLFPFLHRGHWTRITEPVGGRLSYEPPINDINAPDLYIPCMAFATYLILAGISLGLSGKFSPEALNWQFVKGSVGWFLQVILLKVSLISLGGGEAPLLDLLAYSGYTFTGMCVAVLGRITLNYAYYLIIVWTCLCMGIFLVKTMKRTLFAEARGYDSTKHHYLLLCIALAQFPLIFWLSSTASWY from the exons ATGAATGAGAAGCTGGGATCGCAGCATGGACCACCAACAGTGAACCCCCCATTCAAGCCATTTGGAAATGCTCTTTATGGAGCTGGTTCAGGACTCATTCGTGGGGGATTAGGAGCATATGGGGGCAGGATTCTTGGTTCAGGATCTGAATATGTACAAAGCAAT ATAAGCAAGTACTTCTCTGACCCACAATACTATTTCCAAGTGAATGACCATTATGTCAGAAATAAACTGAAGATTGTTCTCTTCCCTTTTCTGCATAGG GGGCACTGGACAAGGATAACAGAGCCAGTTGGAGGCAGGCTCTCTTATGAACCTCCAATCAATGACATAAATGCTCCGGATTTGTACATTCCATGCATGGCATTTGCAACATACCTCATTCTTGCTGGCATATCATTAGGTCTTTCTGGGAA GTTTAGTCCAGAAGCTCTGAATTGGCAGTTTGTGAAGGGGTCGGTGGGCTGGTTTCTTCAGGTGATCTTGTTGAAGGTATCATTGATTTCACTAGGTGGTGGAGAGGCACCATTGCTGGATCTTTTAGCATATTCTGGATATACTTTCACTGGAATGTGTGTAGCTGTGCTAGGACGGATCACTCTGAATTATGCATATTATTTGATAATAGTGTGGACATGTCTATGCATGGGCATTTTCTTGGTGAAAACTATGAAGCGCACCCTTTTTGCCGAAGCCAGGGGATATGATTCAACCAAGCACCACTATCTCTTGCTCTGCATTGCTTTGGCCCAGTTCCCATTGATATTCTGGCTCAGCAGCACAGCTTCATGGTATTGA
- the LOC119999442 gene encoding putative pentatricopeptide repeat-containing protein At5g59200, chloroplastic — protein sequence MFSLPMSLSTIAVAGHPLLPPDSNSKPKNSLNKAQFIFLLRNCKQVNQIPPIHAKIIRSGHEQDPFIVFELLRLCSTFKDIDYASTIFNFSQNPNVYLYTALIDGFVLSGSHTDGISLYCKMVEESIIPDSYAVTSALKACGSQLALREGKQIHCQVSKLGLTSSRSVRMKLIELYGKCGALDDARQVSDEMSDNEMVASTIMINSYIDQGMVSEAVNIFDQVRTKDTVCWTAMIDGLVRNGDMNRALQVFRDMQRENVMPNEVTIVCVLSACAQLGALELGRWVHSYMRKFQIERNHFVCGALINMYARCGDIDEARRVFEEMKERNVITYNSMISGFALHGKSVEAIKMFRGMIKQGIRPTSVTFVGVLNACSHGGLVDSGFEIFHSMTRDYGIEPQIEHYGCMVDLLGRVGRLEEAYNFIRGMKIPPDHIMLGALLSACKIHGNIELGEQIAKLLMDCGEADSGTYVLLSNVYASSGKWRESAQVRAKMKEGGIRKEPGCSAIEVNNEIHEFILGDLRHPQKEQIYAKLEEVNHTLRSKGYTPATEVVLQDIEDQEKEMALAIHSERLAICYGLISTKPHTTIRVAKNLRVCSDCHSTIKLISRITSRRIVVRDRNRFHHFENGDCSCGDYW from the coding sequence atgttttcactTCCAATGAGTCTATCAACAATAGCCGTGGCAGGGCACCCTCTTCTCCCACCAGATTCAAATTCTAAACCTAAGAACTCCTTGAATAAGGCACAATTCATCTTTCTTTTACGAAACTGCAAACAAGTGAACCAAATTCCACCCATACATGCCAAAATCATAAGAAGTGGACATGAGCAGGACCCCTTTATTGTCTTCGAGCTTCTTCGCCTTTGCTCGACCTTCAAAGATATTGACTATGCCTCCACGATCTTCAATTTCTCTCAAAACCCGAATGTCTACCTTTATACTGCTCTCATTGATGGGTTTGTCTTGTCTGGTTCTCATACTGATGGGATAAGCCTGTATTGTAAAATGGTTGAAGAATCAATTATACCTGATAGCTATGCTGTAACTTCGGCCTTGAAAGCCTGTGGGTCTCAATTGGCTTTGAGAGAGGGCAAACAAATCCATTGCCAGGTCTCCAAACTTGGGTTGACTTCAAGCAGATCAGTGAGAATGAAACTCATTGAGCTGTATGGGAAATGTGGGGCACTTGATGATGCCCGGCAGGTGTCTGACGAAATGTCTGACAATGAAATGGTTGCATCAACAATCATGATAAATTCTTACATTGATCAGGGAATGGTTTCAGAGGCTGTTAACATATTTGATCAGGTCAGAACAAAGGACACAGTCTGTTGGACTGCAATGATTGATGGGTTGGTCAGGAATGGGGATATGAATAGGGCTTTGCAGGTGTTCAGGGATATGCAAAGGGAGAATGTAATGCCTAATGAAGTAACCATTGTTTGTGTCTTGTCCGCCTGTGCACAATTAGGAGCATTGGAGCTCGGGCGATGGGTGCATTCATATATGCGGAAGTTTCAGATTGAACGCAATCATTTTGTGTGTGGTGCTTTGATCAATATGTATGCTAGGTGTGGTGATATCGATGAGGCACGACGAGTGTTCGAGGAGATGAAAGAGAGGAATGTCATTACATATAATTCCATGATTTCCGGTTTTGCCTTGCATGGGAAGAGCGTTGAGGCGATCAAGATGTTCAGAGGAATGATAAAGCAAGGAATCAGACCAACCAGTGTCACCTTTGTTGGTGTTCTGAACGCTTGTAGTCATGGAGGTTTGGTGGATTCGGGATTTGAAATCTTTCACTCTATGACTAGAGATTATGGGATTGAACCGCAGATTGAGCACTATGGATGTATGGTTGATCTTCTTGGGCGTGTAGGTCGGCTTGAAGAGGCTTACAATTTTATCCGAGGAATGAAAATACCGCCAGATCACATTATGTTAGGGGCTCTGCTAAGTGCTTGCAAAATCCATGGAAACATTGAATTAGGGGAACAAATAGCAAAATTGTTGATGGATTGTGGAGAAGCAGATTCAGGAACATATGTTTTGCTGTCAAACGTCTATGCTTCATCTGGAAAATGGAGAGAATCTGCACAAGTAAGAGCAAAAATGAAGGAAGGTGGAATCCGGAAAGAACCAGGTTGTAGTGCAATTGAAGTGAACAATGAGATCCATGAGTTCATTCTGGGAGACCTCAGACACCcacaaaaagaacaaatttaCGCAAAGTTAGAGGAGGTGAACCATACCTTAAGATCCAAAGGGTACACTCCAGCAACAGAGGTGGTATTACAGGACATCGAGGACCAGGAGAAAGAAATGGCATTAGCCATTCATAGCGAGAGACTTGCAATATGTTATGGCCTGATCTCCACTAAACCGCATACCACAATAAGAGTTGCGAAAAATTTAAGGGTATGTTCTGATTGCCACTCGACGATCAAGTTAATCTCCAGAATCACTAGCAGGAGAATTGTGGTGAGGGATCGCAATAGATTTCACCATTTTGAGAACGGGGATTGTTCTTGCGGGGACTACTGGTGA